A genomic stretch from Anaerolineae bacterium includes:
- a CDS encoding radical SAM protein, which yields MRVLLASPESGVWNSRKHIHMGLGYLAGALLAHGYDVEIWDAAVEESAETLAEKLKRDHFDVVGLSAPTPLINAAWAAAKIAKQHGAITILGGPHLTLRPHESMEKEQVDLVVRGEGEYTIIEILQALEKEQKISGGLSNLNHNPLMNNAQSFINNSPFTIHHSPLFTPEAGWGNILGLSWRNKTGKIIHNLDRPLPDDLDAIPFPAHHLFKIERYTNLNPLTDGLDMNARAYTVVTSRGCPYKCTYCSKPVTGDTWRGRSIDNVIAEWQWLVHDLKATEIGITDDIWNLDRERAKDLCRALIKAKLNHVPWVTIHGMKVNNTDQELFQLMKQAGCRRVGFGVENGDDWMLRHVIKKGQTVQMVRDAFQWAKKAKLQTMGFFIFGMPGETEASMEKTIQLALELDPDLAHFLLAAPFPGTEMWDTLKQHGNVFSDDMDWSQLAIQDDKAHFAFGDLDKETVERKWHEAHRRFYLRPKRIARIATRKDTWQRFPYYLKTAANMLLGLGEREKAVA from the coding sequence TTGAGAGTATTATTAGCCAGCCCCGAGTCTGGGGTTTGGAATAGTCGCAAACACATCCACATGGGTCTGGGTTACCTGGCCGGTGCCCTGCTGGCCCATGGTTATGATGTTGAAATCTGGGATGCGGCGGTTGAGGAGTCCGCGGAAACCCTGGCCGAAAAACTAAAGCGCGACCACTTTGACGTGGTTGGCCTTTCTGCGCCCACGCCCCTGATCAACGCCGCCTGGGCAGCAGCCAAAATTGCCAAACAACATGGCGCCATCACCATTCTGGGCGGGCCGCACCTGACCCTGCGCCCGCACGAATCAATGGAAAAGGAGCAGGTTGACCTGGTGGTGCGCGGCGAAGGCGAGTACACCATTATTGAAATTTTACAAGCCCTGGAAAAAGAGCAAAAAATAAGCGGCGGATTGTCGAACCTGAACCACAACCCGTTAATGAATAATGCTCAATCTTTCATTAATAATTCACCATTCACAATTCACCATTCACCATTATTTACCCCGGAAGCCGGCTGGGGCAATATTTTGGGCCTGTCGTGGCGTAACAAAACGGGCAAAATCATTCATAATCTGGACCGCCCTTTGCCCGACGACCTGGACGCGATCCCCTTTCCGGCCCATCACCTGTTCAAAATTGAGCGTTATACCAATCTCAACCCCCTCACCGATGGCCTGGACATGAACGCCCGCGCCTATACCGTTGTTACTTCGCGGGGGTGCCCCTACAAGTGCACCTACTGTTCCAAACCCGTTACCGGCGATACCTGGCGCGGGCGCAGCATTGACAACGTGATTGCCGAATGGCAGTGGCTGGTGCATGATTTAAAGGCCACCGAAATTGGCATTACCGACGACATTTGGAACCTGGACAGAGAGCGGGCTAAAGATTTGTGCCGGGCGCTGATCAAGGCCAAGCTGAATCACGTGCCCTGGGTTACCATCCACGGCATGAAGGTCAACAACACCGACCAGGAGCTGTTTCAATTGATGAAGCAGGCCGGCTGCAGACGGGTTGGTTTTGGTGTGGAAAACGGCGACGACTGGATGCTGCGCCACGTGATCAAAAAAGGCCAAACCGTGCAAATGGTGCGCGATGCTTTTCAGTGGGCCAAAAAAGCCAAACTGCAAACCATGGGCTTTTTTATTTTTGGCATGCCCGGCGAAACCGAAGCGTCAATGGAAAAGACCATTCAACTGGCCCTGGAGCTGGACCCCGACCTGGCTCACTTTTTGTTGGCCGCGCCCTTCCCCGGCACCGAAATGTGGGATACCCTGAAACAGCACGGCAACGTTTTCTCCGACGACATGGACTGGTCTCAACTGGCCATTCAAGACGATAAAGCCCACTTTGCTTTTGGCGACCTGGACAAGGAGACCGTTGAGCGCAAGTGGCACGAAGCGCACCGCCGCTTTTACCTGCGCCCCAAACGCATTGCCCGCATTGCCACCCGCAAAGACACCTGGCAGCGTTTCCCATACTACCTCAAAACCGCAGCCAATATGCTGCTTGGCCTGGGCGAACGAGAGAAAGCTGTGGCATGA
- a CDS encoding radical SAM protein translates to MLKLLPKIPLYWAFRRFGRPMVLPFSIVVSISYRCNSKCKTCDVWRKPNDDMTLEEWDKTFARLGRGPLYFTFTGGEPFLRKDTAEMALSAYRHCRPSVITIPTNGILTKQIINQVDRLCAGAPKTSVGINLSLDEVGSRHDQIRMVPGNWQKAMKTWKELKALQKQHKNLVLTTHTVISNYNLDRFFEIYAGLEFLEPDSYITEIAEERVELDTVGWEITPLAEKYGPVADFLSQKARARPVKGLAKITQAFRAEYYQLAKRTLYERRQVIPCYAGWASCQIAPNGDVWSCCIRAEAVGNLRETNYDLRPIWRSTAMAQLRRSIYQGECHCPMANAAYANMVLHPRTTAKVVATVVSS, encoded by the coding sequence ATGTTAAAACTTTTACCCAAAATCCCCCTATATTGGGCCTTTCGCCGCTTTGGCCGGCCAATGGTTCTGCCGTTTTCCATTGTGGTCAGCATCAGCTACCGCTGCAACAGCAAATGCAAAACCTGCGACGTGTGGCGCAAACCCAACGACGATATGACCCTGGAAGAGTGGGATAAAACTTTTGCCCGCCTTGGCCGCGGCCCGCTTTATTTCACCTTTACCGGCGGCGAGCCATTTTTGCGTAAAGACACGGCGGAGATGGCCCTGTCGGCCTACCGGCATTGCCGCCCTTCGGTCATCACCATTCCCACCAATGGCATTTTAACCAAACAGATAATCAATCAGGTTGACCGCCTGTGCGCGGGCGCGCCTAAAACCAGCGTTGGTATCAATCTATCGTTGGATGAAGTGGGGTCGCGGCATGATCAAATCCGCATGGTGCCAGGCAACTGGCAGAAGGCCATGAAAACGTGGAAAGAACTCAAGGCTTTGCAAAAGCAACACAAAAATCTGGTGCTCACCACCCATACCGTAATTTCCAATTACAACCTTGACCGTTTTTTTGAGATCTACGCCGGGCTGGAGTTCCTGGAACCCGATAGCTACATCACCGAAATTGCCGAGGAGCGGGTTGAACTGGATACGGTGGGTTGGGAGATCACCCCGCTGGCTGAAAAATATGGGCCGGTGGCCGATTTTCTCAGCCAAAAGGCCCGCGCCCGCCCGGTCAAGGGCTTGGCCAAAATCACCCAGGCCTTTCGGGCCGAATATTATCAACTGGCCAAACGCACCCTTTATGAGCGTCGCCAGGTGATCCCCTGTTACGCGGGCTGGGCCAGTTGCCAAATTGCGCCCAATGGCGACGTGTGGAGTTGCTGCATTCGAGCCGAGGCGGTGGGGAATTTGCGGGAAACCAATTATGATCTCCGCCCCATCTGGCGCAGCACGGCCATGGCCCAACTCCGCCGCAGCATTTACCAGGGCGAGTGCCACTGCCCCATGGCCAATGCGGCTTATGCCAATATGGTGCTCCATCCCCGCACCACGGCCAAAGTTGTTGCCACTGTTGTTTCATCTTGA
- a CDS encoding PD40 domain-containing protein, translating to MSEASEKDQSNEGGYFKDHLVVRHPDGRSEKFTLPEDTGAVTRIGRELDNDLVLTDARSSRYHATIRRTTDGLEIKDLNSANGTVVGTTRLEPDTWTKMTPGQIVQLGETRIFWEKAASSQSTVMMSLPKQREDTVVSPKAPPVVERPTTSLMPWAIGLAVIVLLLIGGGIFLLFVFGRSGEDEETVTQLATATPAAVVERATDASLTLQTPGGAPTDTPTPTGPQLAIPVVNINSSEVRPIVLGALPSTDKALLLVNLRVQNIGNAPFIVSTKDFSVRVPTTGQVFPEAGGTTSPEGLRRLGATDRFDNLNLTPGGSVAEDLIFELPPESFDLELLFQPPAVNPIVLGLGTVHVGRDLAAALGTPVAEETLVAAATTPTAQPSPTPTRPAAIPAPQVVSRSALVGTIAYGVFNGADYDLYFGRVDSSGNKFFRPQASQPAFSPNGKRLAFHSWSNESRGLMTMDVSGANPVLITNFVEDQLPTWLVDGKDILFLTRRSGGRQSQLIRVDGTTDFSIDEGIVLGEGEYPTIGANGQLVFKGWGATAYGLRLASPALEGIQTVTNVDEDTAPALSPDGTKVVFMSRREENWDIYVINADGSNLQRLTEDPSNDGLPAWSPDGNAIAFVSNRGGPWAVWAMTPDGAGKRQLFTMEGSPDGFVGVDTYASRGWAEERISWTASTFD from the coding sequence ATGTCTGAGGCTTCTGAAAAAGATCAATCAAACGAAGGCGGCTACTTTAAAGACCACCTGGTAGTCCGCCATCCTGATGGACGGTCTGAAAAATTTACTCTACCGGAAGATACGGGCGCAGTGACCCGCATTGGCCGCGAATTGGATAACGATTTGGTGTTGACCGACGCCCGGTCGTCACGTTATCACGCTACCATCCGGCGCACCACCGACGGCCTGGAGATCAAAGACCTGAACAGCGCCAACGGCACTGTGGTGGGCACAACCCGCCTTGAGCCGGACACCTGGACCAAAATGACCCCCGGCCAGATTGTCCAATTGGGGGAAACTCGTATTTTTTGGGAAAAGGCAGCTTCGTCTCAATCAACCGTGATGATGAGCTTGCCCAAACAGCGAGAAGATACCGTGGTCAGCCCCAAAGCGCCGCCGGTAGTGGAGCGCCCCACCACTTCCCTGATGCCCTGGGCTATTGGCCTGGCCGTTATTGTTTTGCTCCTCATTGGCGGCGGCATTTTTTTACTCTTTGTTTTTGGCCGGTCCGGCGAGGACGAAGAAACTGTCACCCAGCTGGCTACAGCTACCCCGGCGGCCGTTGTTGAACGGGCCACCGATGCCAGCCTGACCTTGCAAACACCCGGCGGCGCCCCCACCGATACCCCTACGCCTACCGGCCCGCAACTGGCCATCCCGGTAGTCAATATTAATTCCTCAGAAGTGCGGCCCATTGTTTTGGGCGCGTTGCCCAGCACCGATAAGGCCCTACTCCTGGTGAATCTGCGGGTGCAAAATATTGGCAATGCGCCCTTTATCGTTTCAACCAAAGACTTCTCGGTGAGAGTGCCCACCACCGGCCAGGTTTTTCCCGAAGCAGGCGGCACTACCAGCCCCGAAGGCTTAAGGCGTTTGGGGGCAACGGACCGCTTTGACAACCTGAATTTGACCCCTGGCGGCAGTGTGGCCGAAGATTTGATTTTTGAACTCCCGCCGGAAAGTTTTGATCTGGAATTACTGTTCCAACCGCCCGCAGTCAATCCCATTGTTTTGGGGCTGGGCACGGTGCATGTGGGTCGAGACCTGGCCGCTGCTTTGGGCACGCCGGTGGCTGAAGAAACTCTGGTGGCCGCAGCCACTACCCCCACTGCCCAACCATCTCCCACGCCCACCCGACCGGCAGCTATTCCGGCCCCGCAAGTGGTCTCACGCTCGGCGCTGGTGGGCACTATTGCCTATGGGGTTTTTAACGGCGCCGATTACGACCTCTACTTTGGTCGGGTTGACAGCTCGGGCAACAAATTTTTCCGCCCCCAGGCCAGCCAGCCGGCCTTTAGCCCCAACGGTAAACGCCTGGCCTTTCACTCCTGGAGCAACGAATCGCGGGGTTTGATGACCATGGACGTTTCCGGGGCTAACCCGGTGCTTATTACCAATTTTGTCGAAGACCAACTGCCCACCTGGCTGGTTGATGGCAAAGACATTCTCTTTCTTACCCGTCGCAGTGGGGGGCGTCAATCGCAACTTATCAGAGTTGACGGCACCACAGATTTTTCTATTGATGAAGGGATTGTTTTGGGCGAGGGAGAGTACCCCACTATTGGGGCCAATGGCCAGCTTGTGTTCAAAGGCTGGGGCGCTACGGCCTATGGCCTGCGCCTTGCCTCCCCCGCTTTAGAAGGAATACAAACCGTCACCAATGTTGACGAGGATACCGCCCCGGCTCTTTCCCCGGATGGAACAAAAGTGGTTTTTATGTCTCGCCGCGAGGAGAATTGGGATATTTACGTGATCAATGCTGACGGCTCTAACCTGCAACGTTTAACCGAGGACCCATCTAACGACGGCCTGCCCGCCTGGTCGCCGGACGGTAATGCCATTGCCTTTGTCAGTAATCGGGGCGGTCCCTGGGCGGTGTGGGCCATGACGCCGGATGGCGCTGGCAAACGCCAACTCTTTACTATGGAAGGCTCGCCTGATGGTTTTGTAGGGGTTGATACCTATGCCAGCCGCGGCTGGGCTGAAGAGAGGATTAGCTGGACTGCTTCCACTTTTGATTAA
- a CDS encoding pilus assembly protein — protein sequence MLFLPREEGQGLVEYALILVLVAIVVIAILLLLGPVVGNVFSNIVGNL from the coding sequence ATGTTATTCCTTCCGCGTGAAGAAGGCCAGGGTTTGGTAGAGTATGCTTTAATTTTGGTGCTGGTCGCCATTGTAGTTATTGCTATTCTGCTCTTGCTCGGCCCGGTTGTTGGTAACGTTTTCAGCAACATCGTCGGCAACCTGTAA
- the prmA gene encoding 50S ribosomal protein L11 methyltransferase produces the protein MDFIEISINNIDGEAAEAVGELFNRYGHGGAVIESYPPNFDKVTVRTVIPHHDEYRRREIEALLALIALALPSGLPEPQFQTVGQSDWATSWKEHFHVVRIGRRFVIKPSWRNYTPTGDDVVIEIDPGLAFGSGLHPTTQLCLKIFEEMPLTGQSVFDVGTGSGVLSLAALKLGAKSVRAVDIDDVAVRVAKENFARNGYPLPKAHVETAVGSARDRGGRQWPIVVANILAHILIELMPHLAVAVAPGGKLILSGMIAGQEAEVTAAAQAQNLHLIDRRTEEDWVALVVERKTFNI, from the coding sequence ATGGATTTCATTGAGATTTCTATCAACAACATAGATGGCGAAGCCGCCGAAGCCGTTGGCGAGCTGTTCAACCGTTATGGACACGGCGGGGCCGTGATTGAGAGTTATCCGCCAAATTTTGATAAAGTGACTGTGCGTACCGTTATCCCCCACCACGACGAATACCGCCGGCGCGAAATTGAGGCGCTGCTGGCCTTGATTGCCCTGGCTCTGCCCTCCGGCCTGCCGGAGCCACAGTTTCAAACCGTTGGCCAGAGCGATTGGGCCACATCCTGGAAAGAGCATTTTCACGTGGTGCGCATTGGCCGGCGGTTTGTTATTAAACCAAGCTGGCGCAACTATACCCCCACCGGCGACGATGTGGTTATTGAAATTGATCCCGGCCTGGCCTTTGGCAGCGGCCTGCATCCCACCACCCAACTTTGTTTGAAAATTTTTGAAGAGATGCCGCTGACCGGACAGAGCGTGTTTGATGTGGGTACCGGCTCCGGTGTTCTCTCCCTGGCTGCCCTCAAACTAGGGGCCAAATCGGTTCGAGCCGTTGATATTGATGACGTGGCCGTGCGGGTGGCCAAGGAGAATTTTGCCCGGAATGGCTACCCTCTGCCAAAAGCGCATGTGGAAACAGCCGTCGGTTCGGCCAGGGATAGGGGCGGGCGGCAGTGGCCAATTGTGGTGGCTAACATTTTGGCCCACATCCTCATTGAGTTGATGCCGCACCTGGCTGTGGCCGTGGCTCCCGGCGGCAAGCTTATCCTTTCCGGCATGATTGCCGGGCAAGAGGCCGAGGTGACGGCGGCAGCGCAAGCGCAAAACCTGCACCTCATTGACCGCCGGACGGAGGAGGATTGGGTGGCGCTGGTAGTGGAGCGTAAAACGTTCAATATTTAA
- the dnaJ gene encoding molecular chaperone DnaJ: MNGKRDYYEVLGVAKGASKEEIKKAYRQLARQYHPDVSKEADAETKFKEVNEAYEVLSDEQKRSIYDRLGHAGLGGGGMGGFGGFDFGGFRDPFEIFEEVFGGFGFGAGSRRQRRGPRRGADLRYEMTLEFEEAVFGAEREIEVPRHETCGACKGSGAESGTSPIRCPECNGTGEVRRQTGFFINIGTCPRCQGRGEIITSPCRECQGRGRVVKTRRLNVKVPAGVDHGTQIRLSGEGESGTQGGPPGNLYVVIRVKAHPYFRRADETIHLELAINITQAALGDEVEVPTLDGKEMMKIPAGTQTGDTIRLRSKGVPRLRRDGTSTSRGDQVITIQVRTPTNLTKEQRDLLLELGKTLDREVVPQREKSIFDRFREALGV; this comes from the coding sequence ATGAACGGAAAACGAGACTACTACGAGGTTCTGGGCGTAGCCAAAGGCGCCTCAAAAGAAGAAATAAAAAAAGCTTATCGCCAGTTGGCCCGGCAGTATCACCCCGACGTGAGCAAAGAGGCAGATGCCGAAACAAAGTTCAAAGAGGTCAACGAAGCCTACGAGGTTTTGTCTGACGAGCAGAAACGCAGCATCTATGACCGGCTGGGGCACGCCGGGTTAGGCGGCGGCGGGATGGGAGGCTTTGGCGGCTTTGATTTTGGCGGTTTCCGCGACCCCTTTGAAATATTTGAGGAAGTTTTTGGCGGTTTTGGCTTTGGCGCCGGTAGCCGTCGCCAGCGACGCGGCCCGCGCCGAGGGGCTGACCTGCGCTATGAAATGACCCTGGAGTTTGAAGAGGCTGTTTTTGGCGCAGAGCGCGAGATTGAAGTGCCGCGTCATGAAACGTGCGGCGCATGTAAAGGCAGTGGCGCCGAATCCGGCACCTCCCCCATTCGATGCCCGGAGTGTAACGGTACCGGCGAAGTGCGGCGGCAAACCGGCTTTTTTATCAACATCGGCACTTGCCCTCGCTGCCAGGGCCGGGGCGAAATCATTACCAGCCCCTGCCGCGAATGTCAGGGCAGAGGGCGCGTGGTCAAAACGCGCCGCCTTAATGTGAAAGTGCCGGCGGGCGTGGACCACGGCACCCAAATTCGCCTGTCCGGCGAAGGCGAAAGCGGTACGCAGGGCGGCCCGCCGGGGAACCTTTACGTGGTCATCCGGGTGAAAGCGCACCCCTACTTTCGCCGCGCCGATGAAACCATTCACTTGGAATTGGCCATCAACATCACCCAGGCCGCTTTAGGCGATGAAGTGGAAGTGCCCACCCTGGACGGTAAAGAGATGATGAAGATTCCTGCCGGCACCCAAACCGGCGATACTATTCGCCTGCGGAGCAAGGGCGTGCCGCGCCTGCGCCGCGACGGCACCAGTACCAGCCGGGGCGACCAGGTAATCACCATCCAGGTGCGCACGCCCACCAACCTGACTAAAGAGCAGCGCGACTTGCTGCTGGAATTGGGCAAAACCCTTGACCGTGAGGTAGTGCCGCAGCGCGAGAAAAGCATCTTTGACCGTTTCCGCGAGGCGTTGGGGGTGTAG
- the dnaK gene encoding molecular chaperone DnaK has protein sequence MGKIIGIDLGTTNSAMAVMEGGEPVIIPNAEGNRTTPSVVAVNPKTGERMVGQVAKRQAVTNPENTIFSIKRFMGRKYKDPEVQHVLEVVPYKVKEAPNGDIRVVMGDKEYSPPEISAMILQKLKNDAEAYLGETITQAVITVPAYFNDSQRQATKDAGKIAGLEVMRIINEPTASSLAYGLDKKGEEVIAVYDLGGGTFDISILDVGDGVFEVKSTNGDTYLGGDDFDQKVIDYVAGEFKKQEGIDLRQDNQALQRLKEAAEKAKIELSTTQQTEINLPFITADASGPKHLNMNLTRSRLEQLTENLIAKSLDPCRAALKDADLSTSEINEVILVGGQTRMPSVQEAVQKLFGKSPHKGVNPDEVVAIGAAIQAGVLGGDVKDVLLLDVTPLTLSIETLGHVATPLIERNTTIPTKKSQIFSTAADGQTQVEIHVVQGERPMVADNKSLGRFILDGIPPAPRGMPQIEVTFDIDANGILHVTAQDKATGKEQSMKIMPSSGLSDNEIDRMVHEAEQHQEEDARQKQRIEARNQADNLVFAAEKMLSEHGEKISSDVKAEVESKIEATKKALEGDDTDAINQAAADLSQAVQKIGAAMYGEPGAGAGPGAAPGADAGGDTGPSDEDVVEGEFSEA, from the coding sequence ATGGGCAAGATTATAGGCATTGACTTGGGCACAACAAACTCGGCGATGGCGGTAATGGAAGGCGGCGAGCCGGTCATCATTCCCAACGCGGAAGGCAATCGCACCACCCCCTCGGTGGTAGCGGTCAACCCCAAAACCGGCGAGCGAATGGTGGGCCAGGTAGCCAAACGCCAGGCCGTTACTAACCCTGAAAATACTATCTTTTCCATCAAACGTTTCATGGGCCGCAAATACAAAGACCCGGAGGTCCAGCACGTTCTGGAGGTGGTGCCCTACAAGGTGAAAGAAGCGCCCAACGGCGACATCCGCGTGGTAATGGGCGATAAAGAGTATTCGCCGCCCGAAATCAGCGCCATGATCCTGCAAAAGCTCAAAAACGATGCCGAAGCCTACCTGGGCGAAACCATTACCCAGGCCGTGATCACCGTGCCGGCTTATTTCAACGATAGCCAACGCCAGGCCACCAAAGACGCCGGAAAAATTGCCGGCCTGGAAGTGATGCGCATCATCAACGAACCCACCGCCTCCTCGCTGGCCTACGGGCTGGACAAAAAAGGCGAAGAAGTAATTGCCGTGTACGACTTGGGCGGCGGCACCTTTGACATTTCCATCCTTGACGTTGGCGACGGCGTTTTTGAAGTGAAATCAACCAACGGCGATACCTATTTAGGCGGCGATGATTTTGATCAAAAAGTGATTGACTACGTAGCTGGCGAATTCAAAAAACAAGAAGGCATTGACTTGCGCCAGGACAACCAGGCTTTGCAGCGGCTGAAAGAAGCCGCCGAAAAGGCCAAAATTGAACTCTCTACCACCCAGCAAACCGAAATCAATCTACCCTTCATCACGGCCGACGCCTCCGGCCCGAAACACCTGAACATGAACCTGACCCGTTCCAGGTTAGAACAACTGACCGAGAACCTCATTGCCAAATCTCTGGACCCCTGTCGGGCCGCCCTTAAAGACGCCGATTTGAGCACCAGCGAGATTAACGAAGTGATTCTGGTGGGCGGCCAAACCCGCATGCCCAGCGTGCAGGAAGCGGTGCAAAAGCTCTTTGGCAAGTCTCCCCACAAAGGCGTTAACCCCGATGAAGTGGTGGCCATTGGCGCCGCTATTCAGGCCGGCGTATTGGGCGGCGACGTGAAAGACGTGCTGCTGCTTGATGTGACCCCGCTGACCCTCAGCATCGAAACCCTGGGCCACGTGGCCACCCCGTTAATCGAGCGCAACACCACCATTCCCACCAAAAAGAGCCAGATTTTCTCCACTGCCGCCGACGGCCAGACCCAGGTAGAAATCCACGTGGTGCAGGGCGAGCGCCCCATGGTCGCCGACAACAAGAGCCTGGGCCGCTTCATTTTAGACGGCATCCCCCCGGCTCCCCGCGGCATGCCGCAAATTGAAGTAACGTTTGACATTGACGCCAACGGTATTTTGCACGTGACCGCCCAGGATAAAGCCACCGGCAAAGAACAAAGCATGAAAATTATGCCCTCCAGCGGCCTGAGCGACAATGAAATTGACCGCATGGTGCACGAAGCCGAACAGCACCAGGAAGAGGACGCCCGGCAGAAACAGCGCATTGAGGCCCGCAATCAGGCCGACAACCTGGTTTTTGCCGCCGAAAAAATGTTAAGCGAACATGGCGAAAAAATAAGCAGCGATGTTAAGGCCGAAGTGGAAAGCAAAATAGAGGCGACTAAAAAGGCCCTGGAAGGGGACGATACGGACGCCATCAACCAGGCCGCCGCCGACTTAAGCCAGGCTGTGCAAAAGATTGGCGCAGCCATGTACGGCGAGCCTGGCGCCGGCGCGGGTCCCGGGGCCGCTCCCGGCGCTGATGCCGGCGGCGATACCGGCCCCAGTGACGAAGATGTGGTTGAAGGTGAATTTAGCGAAGCGTAG
- a CDS encoding nucleotide exchange factor GrpE — protein sequence MAKRKKDPDKTKKNEAAAEVTSAEMAPEEVVTAEVGAAETAEVETETEAEAEAFSLEEQLARSQQEAANNLEGWQRAAAELANFKRRQEEQQKLQRDRIKAEVLEGVLSALDDMELAFQNVPEELNGQLLGWVEGFRLVQRKLDKILEEQNVMPITTEGEFDPNFHEAVSYEESEDHEEGQIIGEVRKGYQVGNRVLRPALVRVAK from the coding sequence ATGGCTAAGAGAAAAAAAGACCCGGATAAAACAAAAAAAAATGAAGCCGCCGCCGAAGTAACCAGCGCAGAGATGGCCCCGGAGGAAGTTGTTACGGCCGAAGTTGGCGCAGCCGAAACCGCTGAAGTTGAAACGGAAACTGAAGCCGAAGCTGAAGCCTTCAGCCTGGAAGAACAACTGGCCCGGTCGCAGCAAGAAGCCGCCAATAATTTAGAAGGCTGGCAGCGGGCCGCCGCAGAACTGGCTAACTTCAAACGGCGGCAGGAAGAACAGCAAAAACTTCAACGCGACCGCATCAAGGCCGAGGTGCTGGAGGGGGTGCTCAGCGCCCTGGATGATATGGAATTGGCTTTTCAAAATGTGCCGGAAGAACTCAATGGCCAGCTCTTGGGCTGGGTAGAGGGCTTTCGGCTGGTGCAGCGCAAACTGGATAAAATCCTGGAAGAGCAAAATGTGATGCCCATCACCACCGAGGGCGAATTTGACCCCAACTTCCACGAAGCCGTCAGCTACGAAGAGAGTGAAGATCATGAAGAGGGGCAAATTATCGGTGAAGTGCGCAAGGGTTACCAGGTTGGTAATCGGGTTTTGCGCCCGGCGCTGGTGAGAGTGGCTAAATAA
- the hrcA gene encoding heat-inducible transcription repressor HrcA yields the protein MNEHDLTERQQTVLRLVVQQYIQSAIPISSKSITKEYKLGVSSATVRNEMAELEELGYLMHPHTSAGRVPTEAGYRYFVEKLMEQVDLSAEDQRMISHQFHQARLELDQWLRLSAAVLAHTAHNASLVTAPKSVHCHLKHLELIAIREQTVLLVLVFQEGTLKQQLITVDTPINQDELAPLARQLTDLWQGLNANEVTAMPEPMSEIGAKVREVVVETMRRIDARRSSDIYRDGLLNVFNQPEFREREGIRQIIRALEERRFVEQMVDEALQRGGVQIIIGGEGKWEELSEVGIVLTRYGAGDEITGVMGVLGPVRMPYERTVSVVRYMSQLMSDFVSDLYV from the coding sequence ATGAACGAACACGATTTAACCGAACGACAGCAAACCGTGCTCCGGTTGGTGGTCCAACAATATATTCAAAGCGCTATCCCCATCAGCTCCAAATCAATTACCAAAGAGTACAAATTGGGGGTTAGTTCGGCTACCGTGCGCAACGAGATGGCCGAGCTGGAAGAGTTGGGATATTTGATGCACCCCCACACTTCGGCGGGGCGCGTGCCAACCGAGGCGGGTTATCGCTATTTTGTGGAAAAGCTGATGGAGCAGGTAGACCTGTCTGCCGAAGATCAGCGCATGATTAGCCACCAATTCCATCAAGCCCGGCTGGAGCTTGACCAGTGGCTCCGCTTGAGCGCGGCGGTTTTGGCCCATACCGCGCATAATGCTTCATTGGTCACTGCGCCTAAAAGCGTGCATTGCCATCTGAAGCACCTGGAATTGATTGCTATCCGCGAACAAACGGTGCTGTTGGTTTTGGTTTTTCAGGAAGGCACGCTCAAACAGCAGCTCATTACGGTTGATACCCCGATTAATCAGGATGAACTGGCCCCCCTGGCCCGGCAATTGACCGACTTGTGGCAGGGACTTAATGCCAACGAGGTCACCGCGATGCCTGAGCCAATGAGCGAAATTGGGGCCAAAGTGCGGGAAGTGGTTGTGGAAACCATGCGCCGCATTGACGCCCGCCGCAGCAGCGACATTTACCGCGACGGCCTGCTCAATGTTTTCAACCAGCCGGAATTTAGAGAGCGAGAAGGCATTCGGCAAATCATCCGGGCCTTGGAAGAGCGCCGGTTTGTGGAGCAAATGGTTGACGAAGCCCTGCAACGTGGGGGCGTGCAAATCATCATCGGCGGCGAAGGCAAGTGGGAAGAACTATCAGAAGTGGGCATTGTGCTCACCCGCTATGGCGCCGGCGACGAAATTACCGGCGTGATGGGGGTGTTAGGCCCGGTCCGCATGCCGTATGAACGAACCGTTTCGGTGGTGCGCTATATGTCGCAATTGATGAGTGATTTTGTGAGTGATTTGTATGTTTAA